CATCGCATGGCCGTTATGGGCCAGTGAGGGGATGCAGGTAGATGAGGAAAGCGCACGTTATCTGGAGCGGGAATGGGGAATGCAGCCGTTGCCGGCATCCTCCGGCCTTGCATTGTTTGACCGGTTGTTACAACAGGGCCACGAACAGGTGGTCGTGTTTCATGGTAAGAAAAACAAATTCCAGGACCAGAAAGTCAACACGGAAAAGCTTCCGGTTAATGTAAGCGATCCGGTATTGACGGATCAGGTAACGAAAAAAGTGCTTGGGTTCATATCAGAGAACCTGCAACTGGAGATAACTGCCATATCGCTGGATGAAGAACTGGGAGACTATGGTTTTGATTCTATCTCACTGACGAAGCTGGCCAACCAGATAAATGATTATTACGATTTATCATTAACGCCCACCGTTTTTTATAGCCACTCTACTGTAGAGAAGCTGGTAAATCATTTACT
Above is a genomic segment from Chitinophaga varians containing:
- a CDS encoding beta-ketoacyl reductase, with protein sequence LDEASASCRLDFMILFSSLSGVTGNIGQGDYAAANAYLDDYALYRNELVKTGARSGRTQSIAWPLWASEGMQVDEESARYLEREWGMQPLPASSGLALFDRLLQQGHEQVVVFHGKKNKFQDQKVNTEKLPVNVSDPVLTDQVTKKVLGFISENLQLEITAISLDEELGDYGFDSISLTKLANQINDYYDLSLTPTVFYSHSTVEKLVNHLLEDHAAGIVKRHDAVTKATLREVTPPVSLPPAVRSTGRFLDGPPVISPLSEPVAIVGMNGRFPGSADLQQFWEHLKSNHDLVTEVPADRWDW